A section of the Trichocoleus sp. genome encodes:
- the groL gene encoding chaperonin GroEL (60 kDa chaperone family; promotes refolding of misfolded polypeptides especially under stressful conditions; forms two stacked rings of heptamers to form a barrel-shaped 14mer; ends can be capped by GroES; misfolded proteins enter the barrel where they are refolded when GroES binds): MPKIVVFDEESRQALERGVNALADAVRITLGPKGRNVVLEAKYGAPQIVNDGITIAKEIELEDPLENAGARLIQEVASKTKDLAGDGTTTATVLAQALIREGLRNVAAGTNPVALRRGIDKAIGKIVEEIAAIAKPVEGNAIEQVATVAAGSDPHIGGLIAEAMNKVGKDGVITIEESKSLTTDMELVEGMQFDRGYISPYFVSDAERMICDLENPFILLTSEKISNIQDLVPVLEKVARAGQPLLLIAEDIEGEALATLVVNKLRGVLNVVAVKAPSFGERRKAVLQDIAVLIGAQVISPEIGLSLDAISDEMLGTARKVTVTKDTTTIVAEAPDKVALEKRIAQIRKELAETDSEYDTEKLQERLARLVGGVAVIKVGAATETELKDRKLRLEDALNATKAAVEEGIVPGGGSTLIHLSKKLADFKQTLNAEEQIGADIVMRAIEAPLRQIADNAGAEGYVVVEKVKSLDMNQGFNALTGNYEDLIASGIIDPAKVVRSALQDAGSIAGMVITTEVLVVEKPEKKSAAAPDMGGMGGMGGMGGMGGMGGMGGMGGMGMM, encoded by the coding sequence ATGCCAAAGATCGTTGTATTTGATGAAGAATCGCGGCAAGCGTTAGAGCGGGGTGTAAATGCTTTAGCAGATGCAGTCCGAATTACGCTCGGTCCGAAGGGGCGAAATGTGGTGCTGGAAGCCAAGTATGGCGCGCCGCAGATTGTGAATGATGGAATCACGATCGCCAAGGAAATTGAACTCGAAGATCCGCTTGAAAACGCAGGCGCAAGGCTGATTCAAGAAGTTGCCTCCAAAACAAAGGATTTGGCTGGAGACGGGACAACGACAGCAACAGTGCTGGCACAAGCCCTGATTCGTGAAGGCTTACGGAACGTTGCAGCAGGTACAAACCCAGTTGCTCTGCGTCGTGGCATCGACAAAGCGATCGGTAAAATTGTGGAAGAAATTGCTGCAATTGCCAAACCAGTTGAAGGGAATGCGATTGAGCAAGTCGCAACTGTTGCCGCAGGCAGTGACCCTCATATCGGTGGGTTGATTGCAGAAGCGATGAACAAAGTCGGCAAGGATGGCGTCATTACGATCGAAGAATCTAAATCCCTCACCACAGATATGGAACTAGTGGAAGGGATGCAGTTCGATCGCGGCTATATCTCGCCCTATTTTGTCTCTGATGCTGAGCGGATGATCTGTGATCTGGAAAATCCGTTCATTCTGCTGACCAGCGAGAAAATTAGCAATATCCAGGATCTCGTTCCTGTACTGGAGAAAGTGGCGCGTGCCGGTCAACCCCTGCTGCTGATTGCAGAAGACATTGAAGGCGAAGCCCTGGCAACGCTGGTGGTGAATAAACTGCGCGGTGTGCTGAATGTGGTTGCGGTCAAGGCTCCCTCATTTGGTGAGCGACGCAAAGCGGTGTTGCAGGACATTGCCGTTCTGATTGGTGCACAGGTGATCTCGCCTGAAATTGGCTTAAGCCTGGATGCGATTTCAGATGAAATGCTGGGAACTGCCCGCAAAGTCACCGTAACGAAGGATACGACGACGATCGTTGCCGAAGCTCCTGACAAAGTGGCTCTGGAAAAGCGCATTGCTCAGATCCGCAAAGAACTTGCAGAAACTGATTCTGAGTACGATACCGAAAAACTGCAAGAGCGGTTAGCCCGTTTGGTCGGTGGGGTTGCGGTCATTAAAGTGGGTGCGGCGACTGAAACCGAACTGAAGGATCGCAAGCTGCGCCTCGAAGATGCCCTCAATGCAACCAAAGCAGCAGTTGAAGAGGGAATTGTTCCCGGGGGTGGCTCAACGCTAATTCACCTGAGCAAGAAGCTGGCTGACTTCAAGCAAACCCTGAATGCAGAAGAGCAAATCGGTGCAGATATCGTGATGCGGGCGATCGAAGCTCCTTTACGTCAGATTGCCGATAATGCCGGAGCTGAAGGCTATGTTGTAGTTGAGAAGGTGAAGAGCCTGGATATGAATCAGGGCTTTAATGCACTGACAGGCAACTACGAAGACCTGATCGCCTCTGGAATTATTGATCCTGCGAAAGTGGTTCGCTCTGCGCTGCAAGATGCTGGATCGATCGCCGGAATGGTCATTACCACCGAAGTTCTTGTCGTCGAGAAGCCTGAGAAGAAGTCCGCTGCTGCACCTGATATGGGCGGCATGGGTGGTATGGGCGGCATGGGTGGTATGGGTGGTATGGGCGGCATGGGCGGCATGGGCGGTATGGGCATGATGTAA
- a CDS encoding class I SAM-dependent methyltransferase translates to MGFYSRRILPYLLDWSMGGAMLEPYRRSVLATVEGEVLEIGFGTGLNLSYYPEAIEKIVAIDANPGVHELAQKRIEKTSRTVDHRILNGESLPMADCSFDSVVSTWTLCSIADVEQAISEIYRVLKPGGKFFFVEHGLSREPQMQTWQNRLTPVQKIIADGCHLNRNIRRLVGAQFDAVAIEEFYADNLPKLAGYFYQGIATKSI, encoded by the coding sequence ATGGGTTTTTACTCGCGGCGAATTCTGCCTTATCTGTTGGATTGGTCGATGGGTGGCGCAATGTTGGAGCCTTATCGGCGATCGGTTTTAGCAACGGTGGAAGGTGAGGTTTTGGAAATTGGGTTTGGGACAGGGCTGAACCTTTCTTACTATCCAGAGGCGATCGAGAAAATTGTGGCGATCGATGCAAATCCAGGCGTGCATGAGTTAGCACAGAAGCGAATTGAGAAAACTTCTAGAACCGTGGATCATCGCATTCTAAACGGTGAAAGTTTGCCGATGGCAGATTGCAGCTTTGATAGTGTGGTGAGTACCTGGACACTTTGCAGTATCGCCGATGTTGAACAGGCAATTAGCGAAATTTATCGCGTTTTGAAGCCAGGAGGAAAGTTCTTTTTTGTTGAGCATGGATTGAGCCGGGAACCGCAAATGCAGACATGGCAAAATCGCTTAACGCCTGTGCAAAAGATCATTGCCGATGGCTGCCACTTAAATCGTAATATTCGCCGATTGGTTGGGGCACAATTTGATGCGGTTGCGATCGAAGAGTTTTATGCAGATAATCTACCTAAACTTGCAGGCTATTTCTATCAAGGAATCGCAACAAAATCAATCTGA
- a CDS encoding transglutaminase family protein has product MMEQYLQPTEIIDWQHPNILQLAQTLAAEQESPESITKACFEWVRDRIHHSVDYQMNPVTCRASEVLEYKTGYCYAKSHLLAALLRANGIPAGFCYQRLSINDKGEPYSLHGLNAVYLPPIGWYRLDPRGNREGVNAQFTPPIEQLAFQPQLPGEVDFPAIFPEPLPVVINALQTNQTWDEVLRHLPDITIDELTTAPGFAESAISLH; this is encoded by the coding sequence ATGATGGAACAGTATCTCCAGCCCACTGAGATCATCGATTGGCAGCATCCCAACATTTTGCAGCTTGCCCAAACGCTTGCCGCCGAGCAAGAAAGCCCGGAATCCATTACTAAGGCTTGTTTTGAGTGGGTACGCGATCGAATTCATCACAGCGTTGATTATCAAATGAATCCTGTGACCTGTCGCGCTTCTGAGGTGTTGGAATACAAAACGGGCTATTGTTATGCCAAAAGTCATTTACTGGCGGCACTGCTTCGCGCCAACGGCATTCCGGCAGGCTTTTGCTACCAGCGATTAAGCATTAATGACAAAGGCGAACCTTATAGCCTACATGGCCTGAATGCGGTTTATTTGCCACCAATCGGTTGGTATCGACTCGACCCCAGAGGCAACCGGGAAGGAGTGAACGCTCAATTTACGCCGCCGATCGAACAACTTGCCTTCCAGCCTCAGTTACCCGGCGAGGTAGACTTTCCAGCCATTTTTCCTGAACCGCTTCCAGTCGTCATCAACGCCCTTCAAACAAATCAAACTTGGGATGAAGTGCTGCGTCATCTACCGGATATCACGATCGATGAATTAACAACTGCTCCAGGTTTTGCAGAATCAGCAATTTCGCTACACTAG
- a CDS encoding Gfo/Idh/MocA family oxidoreductase has product MTDDRIGVAVVGTGFGQKIHLPGLQIHHRTKVTAVYHRDLEKARSIAQAHQIPHACSSLEDLLALPDVQAVSISTPPFLHYEMGKQTLQAGKHLLLEKPTTLNLGEAVELYQLARSQNLSAAMDFEFRFIPAWQRFAELLAEGFVGQKRLIKIDWLASSRADASRPWNWYALKAQGGGALGAIGSHLFDYIPWLFAPVKRLCGRLSTSISTRPDPVSGTLKTVDADDTCSLMLELADGTLCQAALSAVTYQGRGHFVEVYGDRGTLVLGNDNQKDYVHGFRLWGSQNGEPLQELEIPDQLSFPKIYPDGRLAPFIRVVDRWAQSIDSGEELAPSLREGVYSQLLMDLTHQSNETNVWVNVPDLETVLTR; this is encoded by the coding sequence ATGACAGACGATCGAATTGGTGTGGCAGTAGTGGGTACGGGCTTTGGGCAAAAAATTCATTTGCCTGGGTTGCAGATTCATCATCGAACGAAGGTGACAGCCGTTTACCATCGAGATTTGGAGAAAGCCAGATCGATCGCACAGGCACATCAAATTCCTCATGCTTGCAGCAGCTTAGAAGACCTTTTGGCACTGCCGGATGTGCAGGCAGTCAGCATTTCAACACCGCCGTTTTTGCACTATGAGATGGGCAAACAGACGCTACAGGCAGGGAAGCATCTGCTGTTGGAAAAGCCCACCACATTGAATCTTGGGGAAGCGGTTGAACTTTACCAGCTGGCACGATCGCAAAACCTGAGTGCAGCAATGGATTTTGAGTTTCGCTTTATTCCGGCATGGCAAAGGTTTGCGGAACTTTTAGCAGAAGGGTTTGTGGGTCAGAAGCGGCTGATTAAGATTGACTGGTTGGCTTCAAGTCGGGCGGATGCGTCGCGTCCCTGGAACTGGTATGCCCTGAAAGCGCAGGGTGGGGGTGCATTAGGGGCGATCGGCTCTCACCTATTCGACTATATTCCCTGGCTGTTTGCTCCGGTGAAGCGGCTTTGTGGTCGGCTCAGCACCTCCATTTCGACCCGTCCTGATCCCGTCAGCGGCACGTTGAAGACGGTGGATGCAGATGACACTTGTTCTCTCATGTTGGAACTGGCTGACGGTACGCTTTGTCAGGCGGCCCTGAGTGCAGTCACGTATCAGGGTAGGGGACATTTTGTTGAGGTTTATGGCGATCGTGGCACGCTAGTTTTGGGCAACGATAACCAGAAAGACTATGTGCATGGCTTCCGTTTGTGGGGCAGTCAGAATGGTGAGCCGCTACAGGAACTCGAAATTCCAGATCAGCTAAGCTTTCCTAAAATCTATCCTGATGGGCGATTGGCTCCCTTTATTCGCGTTGTCGATCGCTGGGCACAAAGTATTGATTCTGGTGAAGAGCTAGCTCCATCTTTGCGAGAAGGCGTTTACTCACAGCTACTAATGGATTTAACGCATCAATCAAACGAAACGAACGTCTGGGTTAATGTGCCCGATCTGGAAACTGTGCTGACCCGGTAG
- a CDS encoding HAD family phosphatase, whose product MALKAVLFDFNGVIINDEPLHDQLLEQILIQENLRPKRGEFRELCLGRSDRACLTDLLARRGRVVTDEYLDDLIAQKSRSYQLQLEAIEKLPIYPGLADLIFQIRAAQVTMAIVSGAVRAEIDLVLQRTNLAQHFSVIVSGDDIKTSKPDPEGYLLAVERLNQQQPQLNLKPQECLVIEDTFAGIEAGKRAGMQVVGVANSYPFHMMQRCSNWAVDYLSELEFDRVRRVYEKLNQQPVS is encoded by the coding sequence ATGGCACTCAAAGCAGTTCTATTTGACTTTAACGGTGTCATCATCAACGATGAGCCATTGCATGATCAGCTTCTAGAACAGATTTTGATTCAGGAGAACCTGCGTCCGAAGCGGGGAGAGTTTCGTGAACTGTGTTTGGGGCGGAGCGATCGAGCCTGTTTGACCGATCTGCTGGCGCGTCGGGGTCGTGTGGTAACAGATGAATATTTAGATGACCTTATCGCCCAGAAATCTCGCAGCTATCAGCTTCAGCTAGAAGCCATTGAAAAACTGCCGATCTATCCAGGATTAGCCGATCTGATTTTTCAAATCCGAGCTGCTCAGGTGACAATGGCGATCGTTAGTGGTGCAGTTCGAGCCGAGATCGATCTGGTTTTGCAGCGGACAAATTTAGCGCAGCACTTTTCGGTGATTGTCTCAGGGGATGACATCAAGACCAGTAAACCTGATCCAGAGGGCTATTTACTCGCTGTAGAACGCCTTAATCAGCAGCAGCCCCAACTGAACCTGAAGCCGCAGGAATGTTTAGTCATTGAAGATACATTTGCTGGAATTGAGGCAGGAAAGCGAGCTGGGATGCAGGTTGTGGGTGTGGCAAATAGTTACCCTTTTCATATGATGCAGCGTTGCTCAAATTGGGCAGTGGATTATCTGTCGGAACTGGAGTTCGATCGAGTTCGGCGGGTTTACGAGAAGCTGAATCAGCAGCCTGTTTCCTGA